One Microbacterium sp. No. 7 genomic window carries:
- a CDS encoding hemerythrin domain-containing protein, with product MSEGEKTRLVAWNRELSAAHDRLRRALRVARDAVDGASDAGEHASVRTDLLLYCHGFCVALGGHHVGEDVALFPELSARHPELRATIAKLTQDHEMIGTLLGQFERAIAADAGRDVLSRHLEGLAAIMESHFRYEERELLGILATLDLDADPADALGPL from the coding sequence GTGAGTGAGGGCGAGAAGACCAGGCTCGTCGCCTGGAACCGCGAGCTGTCCGCGGCGCACGACCGGCTGCGTCGCGCCCTGCGCGTGGCGCGCGACGCCGTGGACGGGGCGTCGGATGCCGGGGAGCACGCGTCGGTGCGCACCGACCTGCTGCTGTACTGCCACGGGTTCTGCGTGGCCCTCGGCGGCCACCACGTGGGCGAGGACGTCGCGCTGTTCCCGGAGCTGTCGGCGCGTCATCCCGAGCTGCGCGCGACGATCGCGAAGCTCACCCAGGACCACGAGATGATCGGGACGCTGCTCGGGCAGTTCGAGCGCGCGATCGCGGCGGATGCCGGACGCGACGTGCTGTCGCGGCATCTGGAGGGCCTGGCGGCGATCATGGAGTCGCATTTCCGCTACGAGGAGCGCGAGCTCCTCGGCATCCTCGCGACGCTCGATCTCGATGCGGACCCCGCCGACGCGCTGGGCCCGCTCTGA
- a CDS encoding ABC transporter permease has translation MNAAVAAERMPRAAGRTAWLRERGMGATVLVSAISTAFGVLLITATGWIGAWLQADPYIGGSAVLAVIVGMLSVLLTGVAVYVASIVTANTFATIVAGRTQHIALLRLIGASARAQRAEIARQGAIVGVIGAVAGLVAGVAAAGGLMAWAERALAVSADYGILQPVLLAPAAVVALTTWAAAWAGSRRVLTVTPLQALSGSTPRTHEEVAGHRGRHATAIALFAVGAALLGLGIAVGLVTPLGVIVAFVGGLFSFTGLSLGAVLVMPPLLRLTGRAFGGSATARLAAENALRYPERSSRMAIGVVMGVTLVTMFAVANETVKAVMVASAGGVPMTEVSQMLDTFAAVMMGLVAVSAVIAGVGLVNLLTIGIVQRRRELGLLRALGLTSRQVRRVVLLEAVHVTVTALVFGLVLGAVYGWAAAQSLLGSVAMPPAWSAPTFVAPALPWGVLAAVSLATAALTLVAAVVPTRLATRVAPVAALAA, from the coding sequence ATGAACGCGGCCGTCGCCGCCGAGCGGATGCCGCGGGCCGCCGGCCGCACGGCATGGCTGCGCGAGCGCGGCATGGGCGCCACCGTGCTCGTCTCCGCGATCTCCACCGCCTTCGGCGTGCTGCTCATCACCGCGACCGGATGGATCGGCGCGTGGCTGCAGGCCGACCCCTACATCGGCGGCTCCGCGGTGCTCGCCGTCATCGTCGGGATGCTGAGCGTGCTGCTGACCGGCGTCGCCGTGTACGTGGCATCCATCGTCACCGCGAACACGTTCGCGACGATCGTCGCGGGGCGCACACAGCACATCGCGTTGCTGCGGCTGATCGGCGCGTCGGCGCGGGCGCAGCGCGCGGAGATCGCACGGCAGGGCGCGATCGTCGGGGTGATCGGCGCGGTGGCCGGCCTCGTCGCGGGGGTCGCGGCCGCGGGGGGACTGATGGCCTGGGCCGAGCGCGCGCTCGCGGTGAGCGCGGACTACGGCATCCTGCAGCCCGTGCTGCTCGCCCCCGCCGCCGTGGTCGCGCTCACGACGTGGGCGGCTGCGTGGGCGGGGTCGCGGCGCGTGCTCACGGTGACGCCGCTGCAGGCGCTCTCGGGGTCGACGCCGCGCACGCACGAGGAGGTCGCCGGTCACCGCGGGCGGCACGCGACCGCGATCGCGCTGTTCGCCGTCGGCGCCGCGCTGCTCGGGCTGGGCATCGCGGTGGGGCTCGTGACGCCGCTCGGCGTGATCGTCGCGTTCGTCGGCGGCCTGTTCTCGTTCACCGGGCTCTCGCTCGGCGCGGTGCTCGTCATGCCCCCGCTGCTGCGGCTGACCGGCCGCGCGTTCGGCGGCTCGGCGACCGCTCGGCTCGCCGCCGAGAACGCGCTGCGCTATCCCGAGCGCTCCAGCCGCATGGCGATCGGCGTCGTGATGGGCGTCACGCTCGTGACGATGTTCGCGGTCGCGAACGAGACCGTGAAGGCGGTCATGGTCGCCTCGGCGGGCGGGGTGCCCATGACCGAGGTGTCGCAGATGCTCGACACGTTCGCGGCGGTCATGATGGGGCTCGTCGCCGTGTCGGCGGTGATCGCGGGCGTCGGGCTCGTCAACCTTCTGACGATCGGCATCGTGCAGCGCCGGCGCGAGCTGGGGTTGCTGCGCGCGCTCGGGCTCACCTCGCGCCAGGTGCGTCGCGTCGTGCTGCTCGAGGCGGTGCACGTCACGGTCACCGCGCTCGTGTTCGGCCTCGTGCTCGGCGCGGTGTACGGGTGGGCGGCGGCGCAGTCGCTGCTGGGCTCGGTCGCGATGCCGCCCGCGTGGAGCGCGCCGACGTTCGTCGCCCCGGCGCTGCCGTGGGGCGTGCTCGCGGCGGTCTCCCTCGCGACGGCCGCGCTCACCCTCGTGGCCGCCGTCGTCCCCACGCGCCTCGCCACCCGCGTCGCGCCGGTCGCCGCGCTCGCCGCGTGA
- a CDS encoding MFS transporter, with protein MPPRVVPPRGERTFLHVLVNTAVANITTSFLWFALTFWVYLETRSVLATGIIGGAYMLLLAVFGMVFGTVVDRHRKQRVMLVSALITLVAFLAAGALYLAFPEASLLDLGAPWFWLFSGIILAGAVVENLRNIALSTTVTLLVPTERHANANGLVGTVQGLAFIVTSVLSGLAIGFVGMGGTLVIAIALTALPLLHLAMLRVPEDKPERDASAAPVDVRGAVLAIRAVPGLFALILFSTFNNLIGGVYMALMDPYGLTLFDVKVWGVVFGVASTGFIVGGAIVAAKGLGRNPIRTMLFVVAGMGVLGALFTLRDWWWLYAAGIWLYMVLVPVVEAAEQTVIQKVVPFEKQGRVFGAATALEVSAAPVTAFLIAPLAEFWIIPFMETDAGQATWGWLLGDGQARGIALVFVFAGLVMVIAAALAFATRSYRTLSRMYEAQPASDPASGDASADAPSGSVTPPVPVPPASAKEVIGGVADQS; from the coding sequence GTGCCGCCGCGGGTCGTGCCCCCGCGCGGCGAGCGCACGTTCCTGCACGTGCTGGTCAACACGGCCGTCGCGAACATCACCACGAGCTTCCTGTGGTTCGCCCTGACCTTCTGGGTGTACCTGGAGACCCGGTCGGTCCTGGCCACGGGCATCATCGGTGGCGCGTACATGCTGCTGCTCGCGGTGTTCGGGATGGTCTTCGGCACCGTCGTCGACCGCCACCGCAAGCAGCGCGTCATGCTCGTGTCGGCCCTCATCACGCTCGTCGCGTTCCTCGCGGCCGGCGCGCTCTACCTCGCGTTCCCCGAGGCCTCGCTGCTCGACCTGGGCGCCCCGTGGTTCTGGCTGTTCTCGGGCATCATCCTCGCCGGCGCCGTCGTCGAGAACCTGCGCAACATCGCGCTGTCGACGACCGTCACGCTGCTCGTTCCGACCGAGCGGCACGCCAACGCGAACGGCCTCGTCGGCACGGTGCAGGGCCTCGCCTTCATCGTCACGAGCGTGCTCTCGGGCCTCGCTATCGGCTTCGTCGGCATGGGCGGCACGCTCGTCATCGCGATCGCGCTCACGGCCCTGCCCCTCCTGCATCTGGCGATGCTGCGCGTGCCCGAGGACAAGCCCGAGCGCGACGCGTCGGCCGCGCCCGTCGACGTGCGCGGCGCGGTGCTGGCGATCCGCGCCGTGCCCGGCCTGTTCGCGCTCATCCTGTTCTCGACGTTCAACAACCTCATCGGCGGCGTCTACATGGCGCTCATGGACCCCTACGGGCTCACGCTGTTCGACGTGAAGGTGTGGGGCGTCGTCTTCGGCGTCGCATCGACGGGATTCATCGTCGGCGGCGCGATCGTGGCGGCCAAGGGGCTCGGACGCAACCCGATCCGCACGATGCTCTTCGTCGTCGCGGGCATGGGCGTGCTCGGCGCGCTGTTCACCCTGCGCGACTGGTGGTGGCTCTACGCAGCGGGCATCTGGCTCTACATGGTGCTCGTGCCCGTCGTCGAGGCGGCCGAGCAGACCGTCATCCAGAAGGTCGTGCCGTTCGAGAAGCAGGGCCGCGTCTTCGGCGCCGCGACCGCGCTGGAGGTCTCGGCGGCGCCCGTCACCGCGTTCCTCATCGCGCCGCTCGCCGAGTTCTGGATCATCCCGTTCATGGAGACCGATGCAGGGCAGGCCACGTGGGGCTGGCTGCTTGGCGACGGCCAGGCGCGCGGCATCGCCCTCGTGTTCGTGTTCGCGGGGCTCGTGATGGTGATCGCCGCGGCGCTCGCGTTCGCGACCCGGTCGTACCGCACGCTCTCGCGCATGTACGAGGCGCAGCCCGCGTCGGATCCCGCGTCGGGCGACGCATCCGCCGACGCACCGTCGGGTTCGGTGACACCGCCGGTGCCGGTGCCGCCGGCGTCGGCCAAGGAGGTGATCGGCGGGGTCGCCGACCAGTCGTAG
- a CDS encoding SDR family NAD(P)-dependent oxidoreductase, with product MSTPSLDGKIILITGAAGGIGRAAALLATSEGARVALTDLSAEGVVATADQVTAAGGEAIALPADLTRLSEVDAVVAGTVEHYGRLDGAFNNAGLSGGQIGQGDRRLAEWDESAFDLAIGVNLKATWLCLRAELIQMEKQDGAGSIVNTSSLAGIRGFRHAAGYGAGKHGVIGLTKIAALEYATTARVNAICPGYTDTPLMAEAKRILGDALYARIPVGRLAQPEDIAQTAVWLLSDRSSYATGGEFVIDGGYTAS from the coding sequence ATGTCCACGCCATCACTCGACGGCAAGATCATCCTCATCACCGGCGCCGCCGGCGGCATCGGCCGCGCCGCTGCGCTGCTCGCGACGTCGGAGGGGGCGCGCGTCGCGCTGACCGACCTCTCGGCGGAGGGCGTCGTCGCCACGGCCGACCAGGTCACCGCGGCGGGCGGCGAGGCCATCGCGCTGCCGGCCGACCTCACCAGGCTCTCCGAGGTGGATGCCGTCGTCGCCGGCACCGTGGAGCACTACGGCCGCCTGGACGGCGCGTTCAACAACGCGGGGCTCAGCGGCGGCCAGATCGGTCAGGGCGACCGCCGTCTCGCAGAGTGGGACGAGAGCGCCTTCGACCTGGCCATCGGGGTGAACCTCAAGGCCACCTGGCTGTGCCTGCGCGCCGAGCTGATCCAGATGGAGAAGCAGGACGGCGCCGGCTCGATCGTGAACACGTCCTCGCTCGCGGGAATCCGAGGCTTCCGCCACGCCGCGGGCTACGGTGCCGGCAAGCACGGCGTCATCGGGCTGACGAAGATCGCCGCCCTGGAGTATGCGACGACGGCCCGCGTGAACGCGATCTGCCCCGGCTACACCGACACGCCGCTGATGGCGGAGGCCAAGCGGATCCTCGGCGACGCGCTCTACGCGCGCATTCCCGTCGGCCGCCTCGCGCAGCCCGAGGACATCGCGCAGACCGCCGTCTGGCTCCTGTCGGACCGTTCCTCCTACGCGACCGGCGGCGAGTTCGTCATCGACGGCGGGTACACCGCGAGCTGA
- a CDS encoding sensor histidine kinase — protein MFRPLTTTQLTFDVLLAVAGFLLSVAITVGMSGDLWQPDVVHDIVAIAVTAVVCAAFALRRKAPGLALGVAWVSAIAQMAAGLPPLPGNIAIFGVLYATAAYGTRLVFWLGFASAFVGAVVIAVYLLVPPLLGLGENPPGVVSNYLGAAVAIFVSAVLALLLSWTVGALVRTGIRARENRLAQQRAEADAAAEHERGRIARDMHDVVAHSLAVVIAQADGARYAAAADPAAATRALETISSTARAALSDVRLLLTQLRHSQADGPQPTLADLEGLYAHVRAAGVDLRVDVDPAPRGEAPGAVQLAVFRILQEALTNALRHGDGGPVDVRLSWIDAARAEDGRAEVRIEVRNGIRAGAEPNEGGHGLIGMSERASLVGGRLTTASWNGQFVVSGTIPYDQAVPRTPAEAAEREETR, from the coding sequence GTGTTCCGTCCCCTCACGACCACGCAGCTGACGTTCGACGTGCTGCTCGCCGTCGCGGGCTTCCTGCTGTCGGTCGCGATCACGGTGGGCATGTCGGGCGACCTGTGGCAGCCCGACGTCGTGCACGACATCGTCGCGATCGCCGTGACGGCCGTCGTGTGCGCCGCGTTCGCGCTGCGGCGCAAGGCTCCGGGCCTGGCGTTGGGTGTGGCGTGGGTGAGCGCCATCGCGCAGATGGCGGCGGGACTGCCGCCGCTGCCGGGCAACATCGCGATCTTCGGCGTGCTCTACGCGACCGCCGCCTACGGCACGCGGCTCGTGTTCTGGCTCGGTTTCGCGTCGGCGTTCGTCGGTGCCGTCGTCATCGCCGTCTACCTGCTCGTACCGCCGCTGCTGGGCCTCGGCGAGAACCCGCCGGGCGTCGTCTCGAACTATCTCGGCGCCGCGGTGGCGATCTTCGTCTCGGCCGTGCTCGCCCTGCTGCTGTCGTGGACGGTCGGCGCGCTCGTGCGCACCGGCATCCGCGCCCGCGAGAACCGGCTCGCGCAGCAGCGCGCCGAGGCCGACGCGGCCGCCGAGCACGAACGGGGCCGCATCGCGCGCGACATGCACGACGTCGTGGCGCACTCGCTCGCGGTGGTCATCGCCCAGGCCGACGGCGCACGGTATGCCGCGGCCGCCGACCCCGCGGCGGCGACGCGCGCGCTGGAGACCATCTCGTCGACGGCGCGGGCCGCGCTGTCCGACGTGCGGCTGCTGCTCACCCAGCTGCGGCACAGCCAGGCCGACGGCCCGCAGCCGACGCTCGCCGACCTGGAAGGGCTCTACGCGCACGTGCGCGCCGCGGGCGTCGACCTGCGCGTCGACGTCGATCCCGCGCCGAGAGGGGAGGCCCCGGGGGCGGTGCAGCTCGCGGTGTTCCGCATCCTGCAGGAGGCGCTCACGAACGCGCTGCGGCACGGCGACGGCGGCCCCGTCGACGTGCGGCTCTCATGGATCGACGCCGCGCGCGCCGAGGACGGGCGCGCGGAGGTGCGGATCGAGGTGCGCAACGGCATCCGCGCCGGCGCGGAGCCGAACGAGGGCGGACACGGCCTCATCGGCATGAGCGAGCGGGCGAGCCTGGTCGGCGGGCGGCTCACCACGGCATCCTGGAACGGACAGTTCGTCGTCTCGGGCACGATCCCGTACGACCAGGCCGTGCCCCGCACACCGGCGGAGGCGGCAGAGCGGGAGGAGACCCGGTGA
- a CDS encoding response regulator: protein MSETPIRVVLVDDQALFRAGIRMVVDSQPDLEVVGEAADGAEALRVVRAARPDVVLMDIRMPVMDGLAATAELLADPAPPRIVMLTTFDLDEAAARAIRQGASGFLLKDADPEFLLAAIRTVHAGSAVIAASATRELFAQFPEEPSEPVPAAYDELTEREREIFALAARGLSNAEIAAREYLSEATVKTHISRILAKLSLRDRVQLVVFAFEHGLA, encoded by the coding sequence GTGAGCGAGACCCCCATCCGCGTCGTGCTCGTCGACGACCAGGCGCTGTTCCGCGCCGGCATCCGCATGGTCGTCGACTCGCAGCCCGACCTCGAGGTCGTGGGCGAGGCCGCCGACGGCGCCGAGGCGCTGCGCGTCGTGCGCGCCGCGCGGCCCGACGTCGTGCTCATGGACATCCGGATGCCGGTGATGGACGGCCTCGCCGCGACCGCCGAGCTGCTCGCCGACCCCGCGCCGCCGCGCATCGTCATGCTGACCACGTTCGACCTCGACGAGGCGGCCGCGCGCGCCATCCGGCAGGGCGCGAGCGGCTTCCTGCTGAAGGACGCCGACCCCGAGTTCCTGCTCGCCGCGATCCGCACGGTGCACGCGGGGTCGGCCGTCATCGCCGCGTCGGCGACGCGCGAGCTGTTCGCACAGTTCCCCGAGGAGCCGTCGGAGCCCGTTCCCGCGGCGTACGACGAGCTCACCGAGCGCGAGCGCGAGATCTTCGCCCTCGCCGCGCGCGGGCTGTCGAACGCCGAGATCGCGGCGCGCGAGTACCTGTCGGAGGCGACCGTGAAGACCCACATCAGCCGCATCCTCGCCAAGCTGTCGCTGCGCGACCGCGTGCAGCTCGTCGTCTTCGCCTTCGAGCACGGCCTCGCCTGA
- a CDS encoding ABC transporter ATP-binding protein produces the protein MQITTTDLGLTARVQNLTKTYGTGESGVRALDGVTVGIRRAEFTAIMGPSGSGKSTLMHIMAGLDAPTSGHAWIGDTEITGLGDTELTVLRRRRIGFVFQAFNLVPTLDAIGNILLPFDLDGRRPTAQERERIDGLVETLGLTPRLRHRPHELSGGQQQRVAIARALATSPDLVFADEPTGNLDSRAGREVLALLAAACREHGQSIAMVTHDPVAASYADRVIFLGDGRIVADKPRQSAEQISAHMLAAEVAA, from the coding sequence ATGCAGATCACGACGACCGACCTCGGGCTCACGGCCCGGGTGCAGAACCTCACCAAGACCTACGGCACGGGCGAGAGCGGCGTGCGCGCGCTCGACGGCGTGACCGTCGGCATCCGCCGTGCCGAGTTCACCGCCATCATGGGACCGTCCGGCTCGGGCAAGTCGACGCTCATGCACATCATGGCGGGCCTCGACGCCCCCACGAGCGGCCACGCCTGGATCGGCGACACCGAGATCACCGGCCTCGGCGACACCGAGCTCACCGTGCTGCGCCGCCGTCGCATCGGCTTCGTGTTCCAGGCGTTCAACCTCGTGCCGACGCTGGACGCCATCGGCAACATCCTGCTGCCCTTCGACCTCGACGGACGCCGGCCGACGGCGCAGGAGCGCGAGCGCATCGACGGGCTCGTCGAGACGCTGGGGCTCACGCCGCGGCTCCGGCATCGCCCGCACGAGCTGTCGGGCGGTCAGCAGCAGCGCGTCGCGATCGCGCGCGCCCTCGCGACGAGCCCCGACCTCGTGTTCGCCGACGAGCCGACGGGCAACCTCGACTCGCGCGCGGGCCGCGAGGTGCTCGCGCTGCTCGCGGCGGCGTGCCGCGAGCACGGCCAGTCGATCGCGATGGTCACGCACGACCCGGTCGCCGCGTCGTACGCCGACCGGGTGATCTTCCTGGGCGACGGACGCATCGTGGCCGACAAGCCGCGGCAGAGCGCCGAGCAGATCTCGGCGCACATGCTCGCCGCGGAGGTCGCGGCATGA